The following is a genomic window from Onychomys torridus chromosome 13, mOncTor1.1, whole genome shotgun sequence.
GAGGTGAGAATGAGGTGGTTGTAATGATGGAATGTTGATCCACCAACAGCTGCTGGGATTCTCTGAAGCAGCACCAAAAGCCAGTCTGTGCTGTTGGGTCTGTGTCAGGGGCGGCTGTTCCCTAACCGTCCTAACCTGAAGGTGGCATGAGCGGCCTGGGGTGGGGCTTCCTGTCAGGATGGCTGGGTGTGCTGATGCCCTGGGCTTTGCCCAGCTAAGTAGAACTTTTTTGCCGGAAGTGTTCTCTCCTTTCTCGTTGTACTGTGTCAGGTGCAGATGGGAACTGTCAGCTGTACTAGACATGTGTTGTATTTGCTCGTGGGCGCAGTAgtctcattttaaaacattttctttcatctttaaactgctttttcttttgtccTAAATTTGATCATAgttgtttggttttcaagacagggtttctctgtatagtcctggtgtcctggaacttgctctgtagcccaggctggcctcaaactcacagagatccccctgcctctgcctccctagtgctggaattaaaggcgtgtgtcactactgcccagctttgaTTATATTCTTAATAACTTCTccactctttcctttttaaaaattttctggtGCTGGCATGCATAGGCAGGTGGGCTATGTCCTccagtttccttttatttttcctgtgtgtgtgtgtgtgtgtgtgtgtgtgtgtgtgtgtgtgtgtatgtgtatgtgtgtgtgtctgtgtgtgtgtctgtgtctgtgtgtgggtctgtgtgtgtgtgtgtgtgtctgtgtgtgtgtgtgtgtgtgtgtgtgtgtgtgtctgtggtattTGTTAGCAGTAATCCTCAGTCCATCTTTCACCTCATTATCCATTGAGGCGGGCCTTTCCTTAAAACTAGAGCTTGCCACTAAGGCTAGTCTCACCAGCCCTCGGGATCTGGGGGTCCTCTGTCTTCACCTTCCTAGACTAGAATCAGAGAAAGGCCATCGTGCCTTCTTGGTAGTTATGTGGGTTTCTGGGGTTCTGAACTTGGGCCCTGCAAGCTCTCTAATCACTGAGTAATCTTTTCCATATCCTTAATAAGCCTTTAAAACTGTGTTTTAGAATAggtattaaaaatgtaattagagggttggggatttagctcagtggtagagcacttgcctagcaagcgcaaggccctgggttcaatcctcagctcaaaaaaaaaatgtaatttgaaataaattaaaaagactaCTATTAATGTTTTGCTTTCTTAGTATAATGGcaaaatataaattcatatttcTGGAAACTGGGGGAACAAAAATTGttgaaattttaagattttagtATAAAGAACAGTATAACTATTTGAAAATCTCCTCTGCAGAAATGGAAGATAGTGGgagttctttctcatcttgtatGAGTCCTGTTTGGATATCCCAGCTGTTGTAAAGTGAGTAAAAGTTCCGTGTGCTCAGGCTGGACTTGAGTGTCCCATTTCTCCTGGAATGTGTTCATTAGCCAGTGTGCATCTTGCAATGGCCGCCTCCCCCTAATGCTGAACTAGTTTTGAAGTGAATAGTTCTGGAAGAAAGGGAGTTGGAGCAGGTGTTCTTAAAGATCTAGAGCTGTGATCTCCTTCCCATTGGGTGGGAATATACTTTGCTACAAAAGTGCTCTAAGAATTAGTTTTCCTTTAATACTGTGACACACAAAAGTAATGAGAAGTTTAGTTTCGTGTGTTAAAAAGTCCAtagaaatggcatttaaaatacctTCTGAGTATGTTGACATGTAATGGCATATTCTGAAAGAAACTTACAttgtggctggtgagatggctcagcaggcggAGGCCACACAGGAACCCACGTCAAAGtcaaggaaagaaccaactccacaagttctctgacctccacacatgtgctgtggcatgtttgtaccatatacacacatgaatataaatGTACACAAGATAAAATTTGAGAATACTGTACAAGACAAGTAATGTTTATAGATCTTTTAAAGAATGCCGTCAGGGAGCCTGTCTTCTGCTTGGCAGTGAGGACTGATCTTTGGAATCAGAACTCAGCTAGGCGAGGAGTCTCAGACACAGCCGAGTGTGGACTTTGGTGTTATTGTGGAGCTTGTGAAAAACTTCTCTGCCCAGACACAAGCTTGTTAGGAAGCACATACAGATGGGGCCCATGCTTTTTAAAGTTCCATAATTTGTGGGAAATAAATATACAGAGCATATACAAagcaatatttttctattttctaaaacGGCTATTGGAGGAAAAAGTAGTGGACATCTACTTTAATCTGTTTTATATTAAACGGGAGTGGCAATTTTAGTGAACTGCACATTGATAAATGGGTGGGCAGTAAGTGGCAGGAGAAACAGTGCTGCTGAGTTTATACTAGCCCACATGGAAGCAAGAGCCAGAGTGCAAGCAGCCCCTATTTTGAGATACCTTGCACACAGTGCTGTTGCAGATAGAAACCAAGAAGGTGCGGAGTTAGCAGGGAGGCCTGATGCTGTCCATGCTAGTACTTTCTCGCCCATTGTCACATGAGTGTATAGCCTCACAGGCACATCACTCTTTGACAAGACCCTGCTCTCAAGGTCTTGTGGATGAGAGCCTCTGCAAGCTTGAGTACAGAGTTAAGATCATGTCATTACATTAAGGTTCCGTAGCCAGGACTGCCTGTTAAATCTTATTCTTCAAAGATACAGTTATAATGACGGTGCTGTGTTTCTTGAGTTTTGAAATACACCTTTGTGTCAATTCCTCGAGGCAAACGCGGTTGGTGTCGCTTGTGCTCCGTGGCATCCTCTCTGGTTCTCGAGTCTGATAGGCCTCTCTGCTGCCAATATGAATATCCGCCGTGCTCGGCCAGATGACCTGATGAACATGCAACACTGCAACCTCCTTTGCCTTCCTGAGAACTACCAGATGAAGTACTATTTCTATCATGGCCTCTCTTGGCCCCAGCTCTCCTACATtgctgaggatgaggatgggaaGATCGTGGGTTATGTCCTGGCCAAAATGGAAGAGGATCCTGATGATGTCCCTCATGGACACATCACCTCACTGGCTGTGAAACGCTCCCATCGGCGCCTTGGCCTGGCCCAGAAGCTGATGGACCAGGCCTCACGGGCCATGATTGAGAACTTCAGCGCTAAGTATGTATCCCTGCATGTCAGGAAGAGCAACCGAGCAGCCTTGCACCTTTACTCCAACACCCTGAACTTCCAGGTTAGTGAGGTGGAGCCCAAGTACTATGCGGATGGAGAGGATGCCTATGCTATGAAGCGGGATCTCTCCCAGATGGCAGATGAGCTGAGACGGCAGCTGGTGCTGAAGAAGGGCAGATACGTGGTTCTGGGCTCCAAGGAGAACCAGGGCAGCACACCTGGTTCTGAAGAGGCCTGTCAGCAGGAGAACCTGGCCGGAGAGGATAGTGGCAGCGACAGCAAAGACAGCACTGATGTCCAGGACAGCTTGCAAGACTTGGAGTCCACCTCCTAGAGCCTGCAGGAGCATTATGGTTCTTGTCTTTTAGCCTGGCTAAAACACACGTTTCTGGGGAACCTGGCTTTGCTCTCTACCTACTCTGGGGTCATCTCACAGTGATCCAGTGGCTTCTCATTTTCAGCGCTTAGCAGCCTTGCACATAGCCTCCACTGATCATGAAGGCGCTCTGGACACAGAACCTCTGTGCAGGAGCCAGGGAATCTCGAGGACTGCCATCGCAGCGCCTTCCTTGGCTTCTTCATGCTGCCGTTGTATTCTGTTTGCAGCTGTCCTGCACTGACTGTGTGTGTCCTGGAGATTTTGCCTAGAATGCCAAACAGGAAGTAGGGACAACTTGGGAATCTCCCCCAGCTTTCAGCGTTTGCCGTTATTTATCTGGGTTTTCATTCTTGAGTAGGCAGGACTGTCAAGTCAGTCCTATGCCCGCTGCCTCTCTGTCTGGTGGAAGTTACCtcctcttgctttctctgtctggAAACTGCCTGTGCCCTGCCTTGCCTCCTTTTGAAGAATGTTCCCTTCCCAGTGGGAGAAGGCTCTAGGTATCAGACTTCTACTCAAGCAGAAATCAAATTGTAATCTCtaacctgaaagaaaaaataaaaataccgaAAAGGAATACACATTTGTCATGGGAGTTCATTGGTTAATCCTTACCTAGTACTCTGTGTTTGGTCCCAATGCCACCTCTGTAGAGGTGACAAATTCCACCCTTACGGTTTAGGGTTGATCTCAACGCTGGGATCCAAAGGAAGGGAAAGGCCCTGTGATGTCTCTGTCTTCTGGATGACCTGCCATTTCCTTATTCAGTGAAGAGTAGGAAATAGggccttttaaaaagatttgccATAAACCAGCATCTGGTGTGGAGAATTATGAGGGAATGTTGAATTAGAATATTTGTGTGCTTATTTATAAAACAGATGAGGATTTCATTTTTGAGAGGACATGGTTCCTCTTAccagtttctattttatttggggTACTGGAGAGTCTAGATGTCTAAATAATCCCCACTCTGAAAGGTATTCTGACCTTTCATTGGATTAGCAGTTCATACTGTAGAAGGCAGAGTTAGTCTTTTCCTTAttgataatttaaattttaactttgttGTAATGCACATGAAATGAGGAATATTTCTGCTTTGTGACACTTAAGATTAAGCAAtgtggtgacacacccctttgatcccagcactcgagctagaggcaggcagatcttgaattccaagccagtctgatgtacagagtgagttctgggccagctaggactacacagtaagacctcatcttaaaaaaaagaaaagaacttgcCAGGGAACTGGAGCTTTGCCTTGTGAATGTCTTAACCTTAGCCCCTCCTCTCCAGGCTCTCTAGGACCATGGGAAAAACACAGCAGATCCATGTTGGCTGTTCACCCCATAGAAGGGGAGTGAAAGCTGAAGAGACGCTTTCCTTCCCCGCCCACCTCTCCATCCTTTCCTGTCTTGTCTAGGGACTGCCTCACCTCAGAACTTTGCATGCAGCTTTCCCATGCTTTGCCCTGTCATCTGTGACTGCCCAGGAGTCGGTCAAGACACACACACGGGCCTCCTTGTGGGTTGGGTTTGAGATTACAGTGCAGGCCTCACACACCCTAAACATCTTCCACACAAACATTAAAGTACCAGCACCAATACCACCTGTGCTTGGGCCCTGCTGGGAGCAAATGGTGGCCATGAAGAGTCTTCCCCAGCCCAGCATCAAGTCCATCCCGAGCCTTTGAGCCATTGTTCCAATGCTTAGTTTTCTTAAACTCTTTGTACCAACAGGACTTGGATACCTTGTGAGCCCAGCCAGTGTGCAGAGCCCTTGCATGCTTCTCCAAGAAGAATTCCTGGTTTTGCTTTCCCATCCAGGAGCTGGATGGTGGGATTTGGCTGCTCTTTTGTGTCTGTCTCCACTCTCTCCCAGTGCCCCACTTTGGTGTTTCTAGATGGGGCTTTTTGGTAGTCCTGGGtgccctggaactctgtagaccaggctggccttgaacacagatctgcctggctctgcctcccacatggaTGTGTCTTTGTCTTTATAGGCAGAGTTCTCTCTACATGAATGATTTCCACCCTCTgcaattctgcctctgcctttttaaGCAGAACAATTTCTTTATGACTCAGGAAATCTCATCCAGAGGTGTTTGGGACAGACCTGGGTCCAGTTTCAGCTCTGCTATTTTCCATAGGTCCTGGGGCCACGTGACAGTCTTTTTGAGCCTTGGTTTTTATATGTGAAATACTAACAAGTTCTCCAAGATTATTGAACTAGAATCCATGAGTGACAGGTTCCTTGCATGTAGTAGACGTATTTGAGCTAATCTGCCCTGATATGTTTATGGAAGTCCTTACAGTATGTGTTTGACATGAAGCCTTCGTCTAATGATGATGGGCCAGACTAAGCTTGAAGGCATAGGAGAATCTTGGTATCTTCAAACAGGTTGGTGTTTATTCAGGTGCTCTCCCAGGTCACTAAATGCCCTCATATTTAAATGGTTGTGTGGTTGGTACTTGGCTGTGTGTTTGATCCTGAGCAgttgaagagaaaatggaaatgcaGCCCCCACTCTTAATCTCGTGATTCTGTGGCCTCAATTTTTGTAGtgagctattttatttttaaacaaactagAATAGAGTATGTTTACTTTGAAAGCTGGCTCCTGGTGACCTGGCTAATGGTTTTAATATGGATATAATGGGAAAGCAGAGTTTCAGAAATAATTTCAGTGAGAATGAGATCCAACTAAGGTATGATGTATGAGGGCACAATGTTAAGGGTTTCTTGAGTGATTAATAGAAAAGCACACGTCCCTGTGCACCGTGATCTGTAGATGGTAATGTACACACATACTTCATGCAGCATGGCATGCATGACATGTACATGGCACATATTGCTTACGTGCCATGATGTGTAGACAgtggagcacacacatgcacagtgcaCCCTGTACCATGTTTAAGATCTCCATTAAAGCTAAAGACAAGTAGAGTCCTTGTTAAGTGTAAGCTCTCACTGGTGGTAGATTTAATTTCCTTACCATATTTCAAAACGCTACCAACAATAGAGTGCAGTGAGTACCTGTCATGCTCTCAGTGTGGTATTCTCTAGCTTGCCTTTGTGCTGTATTACTGGAAGCAGATCCCAGATGCCATGTTCACCATAAATTTTCTAAGCtggattggggtggggggttTTGTGGTTCTGTCAGTCCAATCCAGGGCTTTGCatatgctaggcaggtgctgCACCCTGGCCTATATTCCCAGCTGAGAAGTTGAGAGTTTGGTCTGTGTTTTGCAGGTGGTTTGGTGAGGGAGCACACTGGGGTTTGAACCTTGCATGCAGAGCAAACACTCTATCACTAGGGTGTGCACCCATCTGTGGGTTTTAAGAAAAATAGTCATATtaagaaataaggaaatggacataatggtgcatgcctgtcatctcagagcatgggaggctggggcaggagggtcacaagttcaggGCCTGCCTGGGCTTCCCTGAGTTCAAGTGAATCGAGGTCAGTGAGGGAAAttcagtgagaccctatttcaaaatggaaaattgGAAATGCCAGAGATAAGCTCAGTGGTAATAATATGCTTGCCTCATTCAtaggcatgaggccctgggttcaattggCAGTGCCACAGAAGGAGAAAAGCACTAACGTGTTCTTAGCCAGGTGAGgttagtgcacacctgtaatccctgcactcttcAAGATCATCTTGGAACTACAGAGcaaatttgaggtcatcctgggctatataaaaagATCTATCTCAGACAAACCCCAAACATACAGGACATGGAAAATCCTGTTTTGTGGATGTGCCACAGTACAAAtgtggccagaggacaacttgggagttAGTTCCCTTTATCATGTGGGTTGCAGGGTTCTGAGGTGGTCAGGCTTAAGGGCAAAAGCCCTTACCTGTTGAGCATCAAGTGAATACCAAGTCAACAGTATTGACGCTTCGGGGATGTTAAGGCGACTTAGGAAAAATGTGGAGTCGGGCTTGGGTATATGCTCATGTATGACCTTGTGCCAGCTAGTGACTTACTCTCTGAGGGCAGCCTTTTAAGGTTCTTGTGAAGATAAAATGAGACAAGATGTCCAAGAATGGGTGTGTATAGCAAGATGGCTAACTAGCAGGTCGAAGCATTTGCCccataagcctgatgacctgagttcaatcatcTGGGCATCTCTGGTGAAAGGAAGGACCTGGTCCTagagttgtcatctgacctcctcatccctacacacagacacatggtaATTAAAGTTCTTAAAAGGGTGAATGGGAAATGGGAAAGGAGGTTGTTTGTTGGTACCACTCCTGGTCATGGCAACCTGTCACTGATGTCCTCGGCTTGTATATATGTCTCCAGTCCACGTTTCCCAGTGGCTGTCATGTAACGTTGTCCCTGTGAATAGAGAGCAGTTGTGGACTTGGGGCCCACCTCCTCATCTTGACCCTGACTGACCTCATCTGCAGTGACCTTCTTTCTGGAGTCACTTCTCAGTTTGGGGGTTAGGAATTAGACTCCTGGGGCACAGTTCAACTATGACATGCCTAAGTTGTGCCTTTACAGTGCACAGagcattttaaaggaagaaatcctACTCTGGGTCTAAGGCTGTTTAAGATTTATCCTTAGGAAATGGTgaaaaaatatgtacataaatttaAAGGTAACATGCATGGTGGATTTATTGATACTCCTAGGACCTCAGGAAGAAAATAACCATAGAGTGCCGAAATATGGTGTAGTCATTGGATGGAGTATTGGCAGCTAAAACAGCAGTCTTGGGTGAAGGCGAAAGACACGTCTCAGTTAGAATGCTCGctcgcctagcatgcacaaagcctcgGGTTCCAGTTCCAGTGTCACTGAACCTGGGCTGAGGTCAGCTTGTAGTCTGAGCAGgaggagaagttcaaggtcatccttagctgcaCAGCAGGCCGAGGCCagcatgtcttaaaaaaaatgaagtatgtCTTTGGAAATTTACATGAGAATGCCTACAGTTGAAGCAGGACATAGATGAGTGTGGCCACGTTTTGTTAAAATGGTGTAGTTTTCGCTGTACCTAGGAGAGATGGGGCAGAACTTGACAAAAATATTAACAGCAGTTGCCTCTGAGTGGGATTTAAGATGATTTTAATCtcatggtttgttttttcttctgaattgaTGAATTCGGACTAGAAAATTCTTCAAATAGAACGTTTAGCTCAGGGTATAGTAACTGTCAGTATTCGTAAGCATTGAAGCAAAGGCAATCGGGGAGAGTGGATGGCTAAATCCTACAGGCATGTTTAATGCCTGTAATGAGTACTTGTACAAACTTACAAAAATGCGTGTGGCTTGTTGGTGAGTGAGTGAGAGGTCTGTGGACGTTTTCTGCAGGACTGTTAACTTGATGTCTGAGACAAGTTTAATTTGTAAGTGACTTGGAAATGCCACAATTGTAAGTAAGTAGCACTAGCCAGGATCCTGGCAGCATTCTGCGGTTTTTGTCTACTAGCTCTATGGGACAAATATTTAATAACTAGTTTGAAAAAAATGCCCAATTATACAGAgtcttgtttttgctttaatttgcttttttgaAATGAAAGCcattttggtatttttaaatctctttctAGGTTAAAAATTTTGCAGTTATTTATCTTGTGGATATTACAGAAGTACCTGATTTCAACAAGATGTATGAGTTATACGACCCATGTACTGTCATGTTTTTCTTCAGGTATGTTATCTTAAAGTTGTTACTTAAGTGGACTACTGTTGGTTTGGGAGTTTGATAGGACGGAGTCTTTTGTTTAGAAGGAAGTCAGTTGTGCAGTTTTACCTTAGGCAGTCAGTGTGAATCTTTGAAATGATTCCAAAGTAGCAATTCCAGGTTTAACATTCGCTCAGTAACAAATTACACATTTGAAATACAGTGCAGAAGGTGGTGTGAAGTCCAATTAAATGGAAGACATTCTTACTGGCATTTAAGATGCCTTCAGAGAAACTCTGCTGAtgaataaaccttttaaaaattaacttcacgggttggggatttaggtcagtggtagaacaagcgcaaggccctgagttcagtcccgagctccagggggaaaaaaaagttaggaaggttttatgccaggcggtggtagcgcacgcctgtaatcccagcatttgggaggcagagccaggtggatctctgtgagttcgaggccagcctggcctaccaagtgagttccaggaaaggcgcaaagctacacagagaaaccctgtttcgaagaaccaaaaaaaaaaaaaaaaaaaaagtaacttcacTTGTTAAATATTATCATTGACTTCATTTGGTGTCCTTTGATAAAACTCAAGAAAACCTGAACTTAACTACTTTGCTTATACTATCCAAGATTGTTTCATCATCTCAAACACTCCGCTGGAGATTTGGAAAGACATCTCCATTTGACATTGGCAATGCTCGTTAAAAGTTTTTCCTATATATAATTACTAAAGAAGTTGGTGTATAGTCATAGAACTCCAAAAGTAGTGTCCAAATTGATAAGCAGGGTTGTGTGTTTCACCTTGTACAGAGACTTAGCAGTGTGAATTGGCTCTCATTTATGAATTTACAGTTCTGGAGGTAAGCAGGGCCAACTGAGTCCCTGCCAGAGCCTCACAGGTTTGACTTGTAGGCCATGGAACTGTCTGGAGTCCCCTCTGGGTGTCTAAGGCTTCTTGGTGCTGTTGGTGGGAGCCACTCTGCTCTTAAAGGCTCCTCCACCACAATAAGGCAGCATCCGTTGTCTGTCACAGTGAGTCCTTTTTATACAGTCTTCCAGCTCTACCTCTTGGAGGGTTAGACTCACCTGTGTAATCCGAGATAATCTCCTTTTGAAAGCCAGCTGCTGAAGAGCTTGATGTATGTCTGGAATTTCCTCTGCAGTATCACGAGCCAGGGTCACAGGGAAGTATCATAAGATTTTACCTATTACTCCTCAAGATTATCATCCTTCCCATAAGGATCCCACGCCTGGACGCAGCAATTCACAGTCCTCATTGTCCTGATCACTCGAGTCAGCATGGTTGAGTTCTGTGGCAGAAGCACAGCTCCAGCTGTAAATCCCCTTTATCTCTGCTTCTGTGAAGCTGAGACATAGTGAGGCCTCCAGTAGTTCTGGCTCAGAGGAAATGGGTGGAAATGCCCCagtccccccaccacacacacagtagggCTCCACGAGCTTCTTAGGTAATATGGCTTGGTATTCCCCTCCTAGCAGTGTTTTACCTCTGGGAAGGGGTCTGACCACGTCCCCTTCTTTGTGATTGGTGCTTGTAACTGAACAGGTTGACCAGCCTCTAGCAACCACAGTGGGCaccattctctcctcctctccacagtcctttctgtccttcacagtttgagggtgcaaGTTAAGCAGAGGAGGTATCCTCTACTGGGTGACTTCTGAATAGGATGCCTTCTCTAGACTGGGAAGGCCACCCACCCTTGGGAGACACACCCACTGTTATCTCCTGTGTCTGAGTGCTCTGACCTATGGTCATGCCAGGCCTTCAGCATAAGTTCTGATGCCCATGTCCTTGTTGCTTTTCTGTGCCACATATTCAGCTGCCATTGCAGAATCTCAGCATCTTATTATCTGCAGCGGCTGGGAACTTAGTCTTCTTATGAACAGTCCTGTGTCtattcatctcctcctcctcctgacagGGAGGAAGCTGGCAGCACTTCCTTGTTTGGAAGTCAAGTCTCTACTAGATACACAAGAACATCATGGCCGAGTTGTGCTTTTCATACAACCATGGGACACAGTTGTTCCCAGTGTGCAACTAAagtcccctttcctctttttgAGAAACAAGGTCCTTACTTCAGGTGGGACGGGAGGGGTCATCATAGAAAGAAGGTTGTAGGGAACAATGTCATTGTGTAGATAGGGACATAGTGTGCTCagcacaaatatacacaaagagTAAACCACGGAGCCCAGCAGGGCTACTGTGGTGTGGGTGGTAGGCAATGTGGGTGTCTGCCCCATTCCTGGGCTAATTGAGGACATGGAATGCTGCCCTGAGAGCAAATGTTTGACACGCAGAAATTATGTCAAACTAACCTCTTCACTGCTCTCAGAACTAGTGGAGCGTGATCATGGACTATAGCTGAAGCTGGATGCATGATCCTGTAGAAGTGAAAAGTTAAAACTAAAAAGTAGATTTTTAGCAAACTTGGAAAAATTCATGCAAGTGCAACCGGAGTTAACATCAGAAAGTGCAAATACAGGTTCCTAGGGAGTAGGGTGAGGAGACGTATCCTCTGAAGGGTTATTTGCTTCCCAGTCACAGCAGACAAGGACATGCAAGGTCACCATTCTCAGCTCACAGTTACAAGGCTTTTGGTAAATCTGTACCAAGTTCCTGTAAGCAAAACATGACAAAGTTACACATTGCTTTTTCAAGAAAATTAGTGCAACTCTCTGGAAAATTACTTGTCTTTCCAAGTGATAGAACTGTCTCTTGACAGTTCTTATGAATGCACAATTGCAGGACActtgtagaatattattgtaaggtgtgttacttctgtttatgttgcatttgtttaactctgtgaagctgtgttcctttgcctgtctaaaacacttgatggtctaataaagaatgaatggccagggctggaaagatggcttggaggttaagagcaccaactgcccttccagaagtcctgagttcaattcccagcacccacatggtggctcacaaccatctgtaatgagatctggcgccctcttctgtatacataataaataaataaatcttaaaaaaaaaaaaaaaaaaaagaatgaatggccaatagtgaggcaggaaagagaaataggcagggaaatctgggaggaaaaaagaagtagccagagaaggaggaggactccaggggccagccacccagctacacagcaagccacgtagtaagagtaagatttacagaagaggccaggcagcagtggcacatgcttttaatcccagcactagggaggcagagccaggcggatctctgtgagttcatggccagcctggtctacagagcgagattcaggcaaaactacatggagaaaccctgtctctgaaacaaaccaaaaagagaaaaaaggaaaaaaaaagtttacagaagtaagagaatgggaaaagcctcgaggccaaagatagatgggataatttaaagttaagaaaagctggctagcaacaagccaagctaaggccaaacatttataattaagaataagtctccctgggtgatttatttgggagttgggtggcaggccccccaaaagagcaagaaCAACAGGACACAGTGTTGCATGCCCTCAATActagaacttgggagacagaagcagatgggtctatatagtgagttctgggacagtcagagctatgtagagaaaccctgtctccaaaatctaaattaaaaaaaaaaataatgtatatgaATGCATGGAAACACAGAAGAGTGCACGAAGGGTGTGTGCCTGCTGCATTGCATTTCTagggaattcttttttttaatttatacagtgttgttctgcctgcacgccagaagagggcaccaaatctcattatagatggctgtaagcCGCCCTGTGGTTGCTGgcattgaactctggacctctggaagagtagcaagtgctcttaacctctgagccacctctccagccctgggaataatatttagtgtttgtttttatttggttttggacTGTGGTCGCTCTTGCTGGTCTGTGCCTTTAAATGACATCATAGGCACTTAGAACAGCAGGAAGAATAGACTT
Proteins encoded in this region:
- the LOC118594466 gene encoding N-alpha-acetyltransferase 11 produces the protein MNIRRARPDDLMNMQHCNLLCLPENYQMKYYFYHGLSWPQLSYIAEDEDGKIVGYVLAKMEEDPDDVPHGHITSLAVKRSHRRLGLAQKLMDQASRAMIENFSAKYVSLHVRKSNRAALHLYSNTLNFQVSEVEPKYYADGEDAYAMKRDLSQMADELRRQLVLKKGRYVVLGSKENQGSTPGSEEACQQENLAGEDSGSDSKDSTDVQDSLQDLESTS